One window of Saccharopolyspora phatthalungensis genomic DNA carries:
- the lexA gene encoding transcriptional repressor LexA, translating into MASNATGSIKGHVQDVKDDSRADEHALPEQASGTEELSDRQLRVLEAIREWMREHGYPPSVREIGDAVGLTSTSSVAYQLRVLERKGYLRRDPHRPRTVGVLVGGEQDSSEPTGRAKPAYVPVVGRIAAGGPILAEESIEDVFPLPKEIVGDGTLFLLKVVGDSMVDLAITDGDWVAVRQQPDAENGDVVAAMIEGEATVKTFKRTDEHVWLLPHNPAYEPILGDDAAILGKVVAVLRRL; encoded by the coding sequence GTGGCGAGTAATGCGACCGGCTCGATCAAGGGCCACGTACAGGACGTCAAGGACGACTCCCGGGCCGACGAGCACGCGCTGCCCGAACAGGCCAGCGGAACCGAGGAACTCAGCGACCGTCAGCTCAGAGTGCTGGAGGCCATTCGAGAGTGGATGCGTGAGCACGGCTATCCGCCCAGCGTCCGCGAGATCGGCGATGCCGTCGGCCTCACCTCGACCTCGTCGGTGGCCTACCAGCTGCGCGTGCTGGAGCGGAAGGGCTATCTGCGCCGAGATCCGCACCGACCACGCACCGTCGGGGTGTTGGTGGGCGGCGAGCAGGACTCCTCGGAGCCGACCGGGCGGGCCAAGCCGGCCTACGTGCCGGTGGTGGGTCGGATCGCGGCCGGTGGCCCGATCCTGGCCGAGGAATCCATCGAGGACGTCTTCCCACTGCCGAAGGAGATCGTCGGCGACGGCACGCTCTTCCTGCTCAAGGTGGTCGGGGACTCGATGGTGGATCTCGCCATCACCGACGGTGACTGGGTGGCGGTTCGTCAGCAGCCCGATGCCGAAAACGGCGACGTCGTCGCGGCCATGATCGAGGGCGAAGCGACCGTGAAGACGTTCAAGCGAACCGATGAGCACGTGTGGCTGCTGCCGCACAACCCGGCGTACGAGCCGATCCTCGGCGACGATGCGGCGATCCTGGGCAAGGTCGTCGCGGTGCTGCGGCGGCTCTGA
- a CDS encoding LysM peptidoglycan-binding domain-containing protein, with the protein MTTFIDAARRTRPAGREVAGRPLGEPVAMPRPHDRVQRASGRVVSRASGLRPAESVAACGRARRGGEWLWLASVAIFTFLIVMLVGIFGLGDAPVASGTAVVEVRAGDTLSGIAGRVAPDSDPRAVVARIVELNELDAPVAEAGRLLLVPIRG; encoded by the coding sequence ATGACCACGTTCATTGATGCGGCAAGACGGACACGTCCTGCCGGGCGAGAGGTCGCCGGGCGGCCGTTGGGCGAGCCGGTCGCAATGCCACGACCGCATGACCGGGTGCAGCGGGCCTCCGGTCGCGTCGTTTCCCGCGCGTCGGGTCTTCGCCCAGCGGAGTCGGTCGCCGCCTGCGGCCGGGCTCGCCGGGGCGGCGAGTGGCTTTGGCTGGCCTCGGTGGCGATCTTCACTTTCCTTATTGTCATGCTGGTGGGGATCTTCGGTCTCGGCGACGCGCCGGTGGCGAGTGGTACCGCGGTCGTGGAAGTGCGCGCTGGCGACACGTTGTCGGGGATCGCGGGCCGGGTCGCCCCGGATAGTGACCCGCGAGCCGTGGTGGCGCGGATCGTCGAGCTCAACGAGCTGGACGCGCCCGTCGCGGAGGCGGGACGGCTGTTACTGGTGCCGATCCGCGGCTGA
- the nrdR gene encoding transcriptional regulator NrdR has protein sequence MRCPFCRGEDSRVVDSREVEEGQAIRRRRSCSTCGRRFTTIEELVLSVVKRSGVTEPFSREKVVRGVRRACQGRPVEEDALQQLAHQVEDAIRSLGVSELPSHEVGLAILGPLRELDEVAYLRFASVYRAYSSVEDFEKEITDLRAARPAAQAGTEQSTESGRE, from the coding sequence GTGCGGTGCCCGTTCTGTCGCGGCGAGGACTCCCGGGTCGTCGATTCGCGCGAGGTCGAGGAAGGCCAGGCGATCCGGCGTAGGCGATCGTGCTCGACGTGCGGTCGACGGTTCACGACCATTGAGGAATTGGTGCTGTCGGTGGTCAAGCGTTCCGGTGTCACCGAGCCCTTCAGTCGCGAGAAGGTGGTCCGCGGCGTGCGCCGCGCCTGCCAGGGGCGTCCGGTCGAGGAGGATGCGCTGCAGCAGCTCGCGCACCAGGTAGAGGACGCGATCCGGTCTCTCGGCGTGTCCGAGCTACCCAGCCACGAGGTGGGGCTGGCGATCCTCGGGCCGCTGCGGGAACTCGACGAGGTCGCCTACCTCCGCTTCGCGAGCGTGTACCGGGCGTATTCCTCGGTGGAGGACTTCGAGAAGGAGATCACCGACCTCCGCGCGGCGCGACCCGCCGCGCAGGCCGGTACGGAGCAGAGCACGGAGAGCGGGCGTGAGTAA
- a CDS encoding vitamin B12-dependent ribonucleotide reductase yields the protein MTETVGSPAGASGEPAAGARKGIRVQRVYTTEGVHPYDEVKWERRDVVMTNWRDGSVNFEQRGVEFPDFWSLNAVNIVTSKYFRGAVGTDDRESSLRQLIDRVVLTYVAAGVEHGYFATDADAEIFEHELTWMLLHQVFSFNSPVWFNVGTSSRQQVSACFILSVDDTMESILDWYKEEGLIFKGGSGAGLNLSRIRSSRELLSSGGTASGPVSFMRGADASAGTIKSGGATRRAAKMVVLDVDHPDIEEFIETKAREEHKIRALRDAGFDMDLGGADANSVQYQNANNSVRVSDEFMRAVESNGRFGLRARMTGEVLDTVQARDLFRKMAHAAWECADPGIQYDDTINDWHTSPETGRITASNPCSEYMHLDNSSCNLASLNLLKFLRDDLTFDAELFEKAVEFVITAMDISISFADFPTEAIGDTTRKFRQLGIGYANLGALLMATGHAYDSDGGRALAAAITSLMTGTAYKRSAELAGVVGPYDGYARNADAHQRVMRKHAAANDLVRTYHRNDAAVHKLATKVWQDGLEIGARNGWRNAQASVLAPTGTIGLMMDCDTTGIEPDLALVKFKKLVGGGSMQIVNQTVPRALQALGYQDEQIEAIVEYIAEHGHVIDAPGLRQEHYEVFDCAMGERSIAPMGHVRMMAAVQPFISGAISKTVNMPEAATIEEVEQLYFEGWKLGLKALAIYRDNCKVGQPLSAGKGDKAESDKAAEKEIEYRPVRKRLPKKRPSQTVSFTVGGAEGYLHAGSYPDDGLGEIFVKLGKQGSTLAGVMDAFSMSISVGLQYGIPLEFYVSKFQNLRFEPAGMTDDPDIRMASSVLDYLFRRLALDYLSYEKRAQLGVFTVDEREAQVNGTDVAAAEQHSEVDLDMMRSTVDYSKRAEPKGDEQRVGSSTELLELRLGKAADAPLCMTCGTKMRPSGSCYLCEGCGSTSGCS from the coding sequence ATGACAGAGACCGTCGGTAGCCCGGCCGGCGCTTCGGGGGAGCCGGCAGCAGGTGCCCGCAAGGGCATCCGGGTGCAGCGCGTCTACACCACGGAGGGGGTGCACCCCTATGACGAGGTCAAGTGGGAGCGCCGCGATGTGGTGATGACCAACTGGCGGGACGGGTCGGTCAATTTCGAACAGCGCGGGGTGGAGTTCCCCGACTTCTGGTCGCTAAACGCCGTCAACATCGTCACCAGCAAGTACTTCCGCGGTGCGGTGGGCACCGATGACCGCGAGAGCAGCCTCCGGCAGCTCATCGATCGCGTGGTGCTGACCTACGTCGCGGCGGGCGTCGAGCACGGCTATTTCGCGACCGACGCCGACGCCGAGATCTTCGAGCACGAGCTGACCTGGATGCTGCTGCACCAGGTGTTCAGCTTCAACTCGCCGGTGTGGTTCAACGTCGGCACCAGCTCCCGGCAGCAGGTGTCGGCCTGCTTCATCCTGTCCGTCGACGACACGATGGAGTCGATCCTCGACTGGTACAAGGAAGAGGGCCTGATCTTCAAGGGCGGTTCCGGGGCCGGGCTGAACCTGTCCCGCATTCGCTCCTCGCGGGAGCTGCTGTCCTCCGGTGGCACCGCCTCCGGTCCGGTGTCGTTCATGCGCGGCGCGGACGCGTCCGCGGGCACCATCAAGTCGGGCGGCGCGACCCGCCGGGCGGCGAAGATGGTCGTGCTGGATGTCGATCACCCCGACATCGAGGAGTTCATCGAGACCAAGGCGCGCGAGGAGCACAAGATCCGAGCGCTGCGCGACGCCGGATTCGATATGGACCTCGGCGGTGCCGACGCAAACTCGGTGCAGTACCAGAACGCCAACAACTCGGTGCGCGTTTCGGACGAGTTCATGCGCGCGGTGGAGAGCAACGGCCGGTTCGGGCTGCGGGCCCGGATGACCGGGGAGGTGCTGGACACGGTGCAGGCCCGCGACCTGTTCCGCAAGATGGCGCACGCCGCTTGGGAGTGCGCGGACCCGGGCATCCAGTACGACGACACGATCAACGACTGGCACACCTCGCCGGAGACGGGCCGGATCACCGCGTCCAACCCGTGCTCGGAGTACATGCACCTAGACAACTCCAGCTGCAACCTGGCCTCGTTGAACTTGCTGAAGTTCCTGCGCGATGACCTGACCTTCGATGCCGAGCTGTTCGAGAAGGCCGTCGAGTTCGTCATCACCGCGATGGACATCTCGATCAGCTTCGCGGACTTCCCGACCGAGGCGATCGGCGACACCACCCGGAAGTTCCGGCAGCTGGGCATCGGATACGCCAACCTGGGCGCGTTGCTGATGGCGACCGGCCACGCCTACGACTCCGACGGCGGCCGCGCATTGGCGGCGGCGATCACCTCGCTGATGACCGGCACCGCTTACAAGCGGTCGGCGGAGCTGGCCGGCGTGGTCGGCCCGTACGACGGCTACGCCCGTAACGCCGACGCCCATCAGCGCGTGATGCGCAAGCACGCGGCGGCCAACGACCTGGTCCGCACCTACCACCGCAACGACGCCGCCGTGCACAAGCTGGCGACGAAGGTGTGGCAGGACGGCCTGGAAATCGGTGCCCGCAACGGCTGGCGCAATGCGCAGGCGTCGGTGCTGGCCCCGACCGGGACCATCGGCCTGATGATGGACTGCGACACCACCGGCATCGAGCCGGACCTGGCGCTGGTCAAGTTCAAGAAGCTGGTCGGCGGCGGCTCCATGCAGATCGTCAACCAGACGGTGCCGCGGGCGCTGCAAGCCCTGGGCTACCAGGACGAGCAGATCGAGGCCATCGTCGAGTACATCGCCGAGCACGGCCACGTCATCGACGCACCGGGCCTGCGCCAGGAGCACTACGAGGTCTTCGACTGCGCGATGGGCGAGCGTTCGATCGCGCCGATGGGCCACGTGCGGATGATGGCGGCGGTGCAGCCGTTCATCTCCGGCGCAATCTCCAAGACGGTGAACATGCCGGAGGCCGCGACCATTGAGGAGGTCGAGCAGCTCTACTTCGAGGGTTGGAAGCTTGGCCTGAAGGCGCTGGCGATCTACCGCGACAACTGCAAGGTCGGCCAGCCGCTGTCGGCCGGCAAGGGCGACAAGGCGGAGTCTGACAAGGCGGCCGAGAAGGAGATCGAGTACCGCCCGGTCCGCAAGCGGCTGCCGAAGAAGCGCCCGAGCCAGACGGTGTCGTTCACCGTCGGCGGCGCCGAAGGTTACCTGCACGCGGGCTCGTACCCGGACGACGGGCTGGGCGAGATCTTCGTCAAGCTCGGCAAGCAGGGTTCGACGCTGGCCGGTGTCATGGACGCCTTCTCGATGTCGATCTCGGTGGGTCTGCAGTACGGCATCCCGCTGGAGTTCTACGTCTCGAAGTTCCAGAACCTGCGCTTCGAACCGGCCGGGATGACCGACGACCCGGACATCCGGATGGCCAGCAGTGTGCTGGATTACCTGTTCCGCCGGCTCGCGCTGGACTACCTGTCCTACGAGAAGCGGGCCCAGCTCGGCGTTTTCACCGTCGACGAGCGGGAAGCACAGGTCAACGGCACCGATGTGGCGGCCGCGGAGCAGCACAGCGAGGTCGACCTGGACATGATGCGGTCCACTGTGGACTACTCGAAGAGGGCCGAGCCAAAGGGCGACGAGCAGCGCGTGGGTAGCTCCACCGAGCTGCTGGAGCTGCGACTCGGCAAGGCCGCGGACGCGCCGCTGTGCATGACTTGCGGCACCAAGATGCGTCCGTCGGGCTCCTGCTACCTGTGCGAAGGCTGCGGCTCCACCTCCGGCTGCAGTTGA
- a CDS encoding TetR/AcrR family transcriptional regulator, which translates to MRPRRRLTPDQRRSELLDVGARLFATRPYDEVLMEDIAELAGASRANLYRYFASKRDLFAAIYQRAADELLAVVELDPAGPMVEQVSAGLDAHIDYFVANRQTVLTANRVLSGDPTIQAIISDELGQLRQRMLDASGLDGLRREVASAALHAWLAFVRAICVEWLANETFSRIELREVCLGALQGALSSAEGAVQRHQS; encoded by the coding sequence ATGAGACCACGACGGCGGCTGACGCCCGACCAGCGTCGGAGCGAGCTGCTTGACGTCGGCGCACGATTGTTCGCGACACGGCCCTACGACGAGGTGTTGATGGAGGACATCGCCGAACTGGCGGGCGCGTCTCGCGCCAACTTGTACCGCTACTTCGCGAGCAAGCGCGACTTGTTCGCCGCGATCTATCAGCGCGCGGCGGACGAGCTGCTGGCGGTGGTAGAGCTCGACCCCGCCGGACCGATGGTCGAACAGGTATCGGCCGGGTTGGACGCGCACATCGACTACTTCGTGGCAAACCGGCAGACCGTCCTGACCGCGAACCGAGTGCTCTCGGGCGACCCGACTATTCAAGCGATCATCTCCGACGAACTGGGGCAACTACGACAGCGCATGCTCGATGCGTCCGGGCTCGACGGCCTTCGCCGCGAGGTCGCATCGGCCGCCCTGCACGCCTGGCTGGCATTCGTTCGCGCGATCTGCGTGGAATGGCTGGCGAACGAGACCTTCTCCCGTATCGAGCTCCGCGAGGTATGCCTCGGCGCCCTCCAGGGTGCATTGAGCTCGGCCGAAGGTGCAGTTCAGCGCCACCAGAGCTGA
- a CDS encoding SDR family oxidoreductase, translating into MPKPILVTGGTGTLGQAVVRRLLDSGHDVRVLSRRPKTAKLPYEWATGDLHTGEGIGAATSGVDAIVHCATTMGRKDVTATQRRSGFDRFRTWCSTLAPAVHRRPVQAVALSATTALGPGAHLRRLASR; encoded by the coding sequence GTGCCGAAGCCGATCTTGGTGACGGGTGGGACGGGCACGCTGGGCCAGGCCGTCGTGCGCCGATTGCTCGATTCCGGTCATGACGTACGAGTGCTGAGCCGCCGCCCGAAGACCGCGAAGCTCCCGTACGAGTGGGCGACCGGGGACCTGCACACGGGTGAGGGCATCGGCGCGGCGACGTCCGGAGTGGATGCGATCGTGCACTGCGCCACCACTATGGGGCGAAAGGACGTGACGGCGACCCAGCGCCGGTCGGGTTTTGACCGTTTCCGCACCTGGTGTTCCACGCTTGCACCCGCCGTACATCGCCGACCGGTGCAGGCTGTGGCGCTGAGCGCGACGACTGCGTTGGGTCCGGGTGCTCACCTGCGGCGTTTAGCCAGCAGGTGA
- a CDS encoding Xaa-Pro dipeptidyl-peptidase, whose product MRRVRMCLLAAVCVLPLTGWPAIAEPPQGPVFQEGAAQPVFDPVQAVREDLFVTAPVDSDRDGREDLVHVQVVRPKETEQGLRVPVVFQASPYFSGVNDVPNHNVDTELYVPEQRGNRTVRAAGGDGRLAVAADIKWAYEEFLLARGYAVVYGESLGTGLSTGCPTTGGVNETIGAKSVVDWLNSRAAGHDAAGAPVTAGWATGKVGMMGVSYNGTLPNAVASTGVEGLEAIVPIGAISNWYDYYRADGAIVAPGGYQGEDADVLAKYVLTRADREPCQAVIDRLRMDQDRITGDHSPFWDERNYLNDVDKVHAAVLAVHGLNDWNVKTRQAAQWYGALREGNVPHKIWWHQKGHIDPLRLREQEWLRTLNRWFTRYLYEVPNGVEEEPRATVQREDGNWTEEAEWPAPEARKVTLRPTPGGAGRGGLTVAQVASRAVEALRDDAGQLAEDLAAAPSSPNRLAYLSSPLTAPARVSGTVRADLALTFDRPAANVTALLVDQAPDGSVSVVTRGWADPQNRHAIDRTSPIEPGKNYSINVVMQPDDYVFAPGHRLGIVVLSSDHDYTLRPKPGVGLELDLSRTSIRLPVVGSIE is encoded by the coding sequence ATGCGGCGCGTTCGGATGTGTTTGCTGGCGGCGGTTTGCGTCCTACCGCTCACCGGGTGGCCGGCGATCGCGGAACCACCGCAGGGCCCGGTTTTCCAGGAGGGTGCGGCACAACCGGTGTTCGACCCGGTCCAAGCGGTGCGCGAGGACCTGTTCGTCACGGCACCCGTGGACAGCGACCGCGACGGACGCGAAGACCTGGTGCACGTCCAGGTGGTCCGGCCGAAGGAAACCGAGCAGGGCCTCCGGGTGCCGGTCGTCTTCCAGGCGAGCCCCTATTTCTCCGGTGTCAATGACGTTCCCAACCACAACGTCGACACCGAGCTTTACGTCCCCGAGCAGCGCGGGAACCGGACGGTTCGCGCGGCCGGAGGCGACGGGCGGCTGGCGGTGGCCGCCGACATCAAATGGGCGTACGAGGAGTTCCTGCTGGCCAGGGGCTATGCCGTGGTGTACGGGGAGTCGCTGGGCACCGGCCTGTCCACCGGCTGCCCGACCACCGGGGGCGTGAACGAAACGATCGGCGCCAAGTCGGTCGTCGACTGGCTGAACTCTCGCGCAGCTGGCCACGATGCGGCCGGTGCACCGGTAACGGCAGGCTGGGCGACCGGGAAGGTCGGCATGATGGGTGTGTCCTACAACGGCACGTTGCCGAACGCGGTGGCCAGCACAGGCGTCGAAGGACTTGAGGCGATCGTGCCGATCGGGGCGATCTCGAACTGGTATGACTACTACCGCGCGGACGGGGCGATCGTCGCGCCCGGTGGTTACCAGGGCGAAGATGCCGACGTGCTCGCCAAGTACGTGCTCACCCGTGCGGATCGCGAGCCGTGCCAGGCGGTGATCGACCGGCTCAGGATGGATCAGGACCGGATCACCGGGGATCACAGCCCATTCTGGGACGAGCGGAACTACCTCAACGACGTCGACAAGGTCCACGCCGCGGTGCTGGCCGTGCATGGGCTCAACGACTGGAACGTCAAGACCAGGCAGGCGGCGCAGTGGTATGGGGCGCTGCGGGAAGGCAATGTGCCGCACAAGATCTGGTGGCATCAGAAGGGGCACATCGATCCACTCCGGCTGCGGGAGCAGGAGTGGCTGCGCACGCTGAACCGGTGGTTCACTCGTTACCTCTACGAGGTCCCCAATGGCGTGGAGGAGGAGCCGAGGGCCACCGTGCAACGCGAGGACGGCAACTGGACCGAGGAAGCCGAGTGGCCCGCTCCGGAAGCGCGCAAGGTGACGCTGCGGCCCACTCCGGGTGGAGCCGGGCGGGGCGGGCTCACCGTGGCGCAGGTTGCCAGTCGGGCGGTGGAGGCGCTGCGCGATGACGCTGGCCAGTTGGCGGAAGACCTTGCGGCGGCGCCGAGTTCGCCGAATCGGCTGGCATACCTAAGCTCCCCGCTGACGGCCCCGGCCCGGGTCAGTGGAACGGTGCGCGCCGATCTGGCGTTGACTTTCGACCGGCCAGCCGCCAACGTGACGGCCTTGCTGGTTGATCAGGCTCCGGACGGCTCGGTCTCGGTCGTGACCCGCGGTTGGGCGGATCCGCAGAACCGGCACGCGATCGATCGGACCTCGCCCATCGAACCGGGCAAGAACTACTCGATCAACGTGGTCATGCAGCCCGACGACTACGTGTTCGCGCCGGGACACCGGCTTGGAATCGTCGTGCTTTCCAGCGATCACGACTACACGTTGCGCCCGAAGCCGGGAGTCGGACTGGAACTCGACCTGTCCCGAACGTCGATCCGGCTGCCAGTCGTCGGGTCGATCGAGTAG
- a CDS encoding DUF4192 domain-containing protein: MTTRLNTTISLTEPADVLAAVPHMLGFHPMHSLVVLTLHDLAGTPQFGVTLRTDLPCRMRVCGFGEHLLAGPLGRQQAEAVVLVVVGEKPSGDACRDVCDGSCQDPPTLSTVDGCDTGPPHADLIDVVSDAFHRAGIVTAHALWVPEIRAGAEWVCYADPECSGAMADPHGSAMAAAMAAAGVVTFGSREELRTLVGPESAETVARWSAKLDLLTEELMEGYDPGKVARDVRTVFAAIERTGSGAALTEDDLLRVLLAVADTRVRDIVLGTALGDTARAAEELWLTLVRKAPDPELAEVAALLAFSAYLRGDGALAGVVLDRIERAQPDHRLGLLLRQTIDAGIPPTELAVIARDAADDARIMLEEDGAW; the protein is encoded by the coding sequence ATGACAACGCGACTCAACACCACCATCTCGCTGACCGAACCCGCCGACGTTCTCGCCGCCGTGCCGCACATGCTTGGGTTCCATCCGATGCACTCGCTGGTCGTGCTCACCTTGCACGACCTGGCAGGTACGCCGCAGTTCGGCGTGACGCTGCGCACCGATCTGCCTTGTAGGATGCGGGTTTGCGGCTTCGGTGAGCACTTGCTCGCCGGCCCGCTGGGCAGACAACAAGCCGAAGCCGTGGTCCTGGTCGTCGTCGGCGAGAAACCGAGTGGCGACGCCTGCCGTGACGTCTGCGACGGCAGCTGTCAAGATCCACCAACACTTTCCACTGTGGACGGATGCGATACCGGACCGCCGCACGCCGACCTGATCGACGTGGTCAGCGACGCGTTCCATCGCGCCGGGATCGTGACCGCCCACGCGCTGTGGGTCCCGGAGATCCGGGCCGGCGCCGAGTGGGTGTGCTACGCCGACCCTGAGTGCTCTGGTGCCATGGCCGACCCGCACGGTTCGGCGATGGCGGCGGCGATGGCCGCGGCCGGCGTGGTGACCTTCGGCAGCCGAGAGGAACTGCGGACCCTGGTCGGACCCGAGTCCGCCGAGACCGTGGCCCGTTGGTCGGCGAAGCTGGACTTGCTGACCGAGGAACTCATGGAGGGCTACGACCCGGGCAAGGTCGCCCGCGACGTGCGGACCGTCTTCGCGGCGATCGAACGCACCGGCAGCGGTGCCGCGCTGACCGAGGACGACCTGCTGCGCGTGCTGCTCGCGGTTGCCGACACCAGGGTGCGCGACATCGTGTTGGGCACCGCCCTGGGCGATACGGCCAGGGCAGCCGAGGAGCTCTGGCTGACCCTGGTCCGCAAAGCGCCCGACCCGGAGTTGGCGGAGGTCGCCGCGCTACTGGCGTTCTCCGCCTACCTGCGTGGGGATGGAGCGCTGGCCGGCGTCGTGCTGGATCGCATCGAGCGGGCCCAGCCGGACCATCGGCTCGGGCTCCTGCTCCGGCAGACCATCGACGCCGGTATCCCACCGACCGAACTGGCGGTCATCGCCCGCGATGCCGCCGACGACGCCCGGATCATGCTCGAAGAGGACGGAGCTTGGTGA
- the galE gene encoding UDP-glucose 4-epimerase GalE, with product MKLLVTGGAGYVGSVCAARLVEAGHEVVVVDDLSTGHADAIPDGCKFIQADIAAAASGLLAESFEGVLHFAAKSLVGESMQDPQKYWQGNVVTSLRLLDAMREHGTRRLVFSSTAATYGEPAVTPITEDTATRPTNTYGATKLAIDHAITSYADAHGIGAVSLRYFNVAGAHGAFGERHTVETHLIPIVLQVALGQREQVQIFGEDWPTADGTCIRDYIHVTDLADAHLLALANAAPGRHRIYNLGNGTGFSVRQVIDTCRKVTGHPIPANVAPRRAGDPATLVASSQRAREELGWAPERADLEVIVRDAWDFTRLRQES from the coding sequence GTGAAGCTCCTCGTCACAGGCGGTGCAGGCTACGTCGGAAGCGTGTGCGCGGCACGCTTGGTCGAGGCCGGTCACGAGGTCGTCGTGGTCGACGACCTGTCCACCGGTCACGCCGACGCGATCCCGGACGGCTGCAAGTTCATCCAAGCGGACATCGCGGCGGCGGCGAGCGGCCTGCTCGCCGAGTCGTTCGAGGGAGTGCTGCATTTCGCGGCCAAGTCGCTGGTCGGCGAATCCATGCAGGACCCGCAGAAGTACTGGCAGGGCAACGTGGTCACCTCGCTGCGGCTGCTGGACGCGATGCGCGAACACGGCACGCGGCGGCTGGTGTTCTCGTCCACCGCCGCGACCTACGGTGAGCCGGCGGTCACGCCGATCACGGAGGACACCGCGACGCGTCCGACGAATACCTACGGCGCGACGAAGCTGGCGATCGACCACGCGATCACGTCCTACGCCGACGCCCACGGCATCGGCGCGGTCAGCCTGCGGTACTTCAACGTTGCCGGCGCACACGGGGCGTTCGGCGAGCGGCACACGGTCGAGACGCATCTCATCCCGATCGTGCTGCAGGTGGCTCTCGGCCAGCGAGAGCAGGTACAGATCTTCGGCGAGGACTGGCCCACCGCCGACGGCACCTGCATCCGGGACTACATCCACGTCACCGACCTGGCCGACGCCCACTTGCTGGCGCTGGCCAACGCCGCCCCCGGTCGGCACCGGATCTACAACCTCGGCAACGGCACCGGCTTCTCGGTCAGGCAGGTGATCGACACCTGCCGCAAGGTGACCGGCCACCCCATTCCGGCGAACGTGGCGCCGCGACGGGCCGGTGACCCGGCAACTCTGGTTGCTTCGAGTCAACGCGCGCGGGAGGAACTGGGCTGGGCGCCGGAGCGTGCCGACCTTGAGGTCATCGTGCGGGACGCTTGGGATTTCACTCGGCTGCGCCAGGAATCCTGA
- the galK gene encoding galactokinase produces the protein MSAANRAAALFADEHGGAASAVWSAPGRVNVIGEHTDYNDGFVLPIALPHRTAVAIRPRPDRLFSVATLGSDGRLHRSPAVTTEELSPGNPSGWAAYPAGVAWALREAGFTLGGADLVVVGEVPTGAGLSSSHALECAVALALLDTVHQAPGEPDALSLGEIARLVQRAENDFAGAPTGLLDQTASLACTAAHALFFDVRSGESEQIPFDPRSVGLELLVIDTRVKHSHSESGYGQRRQGCERAADLLELKALRDVAIGDLAATLPNLPEELRPLVRHVVTENDRVLTTVDELRAGRYAEIGPLLTASHASLRDDYRVSAPELDLAVDSALEAGALGARMIGGGFGGSAIALVPVADRPDIERAVRSAFERQHLTAPRLFTAVPSAGAGRDL, from the coding sequence GTGAGCGCGGCCAACCGAGCGGCGGCGTTGTTCGCCGACGAGCACGGCGGCGCCGCGAGCGCGGTCTGGTCCGCGCCTGGACGGGTGAACGTGATCGGGGAGCACACCGACTACAACGACGGGTTCGTGCTCCCCATTGCCCTGCCCCACCGTACTGCCGTCGCGATTCGTCCCCGTCCCGACAGGTTGTTTTCCGTCGCCACCCTCGGCAGCGACGGACGGCTGCACCGCAGTCCCGCCGTGACCACCGAGGAACTGAGCCCCGGCAACCCCAGCGGCTGGGCCGCCTACCCGGCGGGCGTCGCTTGGGCCCTGCGTGAAGCCGGGTTCACGCTCGGTGGCGCCGACCTGGTGGTGGTCGGCGAGGTACCGACCGGCGCCGGGCTGTCGTCCTCGCACGCCCTGGAATGCGCGGTGGCGTTGGCGCTGCTGGACACCGTGCACCAGGCCCCAGGCGAGCCGGACGCACTCAGCCTTGGCGAGATCGCACGGCTGGTGCAACGGGCGGAAAACGACTTCGCCGGGGCGCCGACCGGCCTGCTCGACCAGACCGCGTCGCTGGCCTGCACCGCGGCGCACGCGCTGTTCTTCGACGTCCGCTCCGGCGAGTCCGAGCAGATCCCGTTCGATCCCCGCAGCGTCGGCTTGGAGCTGCTGGTGATCGACACCCGCGTGAAGCACTCGCACAGCGAGTCCGGTTACGGGCAACGGCGGCAGGGCTGCGAACGCGCGGCGGACCTGCTGGAGCTGAAAGCACTTCGCGACGTGGCCATCGGTGACCTTGCGGCGACCCTGCCTAACCTTCCGGAGGAACTCCGGCCGCTGGTCCGGCACGTGGTCACCGAGAACGACCGGGTGTTGACCACTGTGGACGAGCTCCGCGCCGGGCGGTACGCCGAGATCGGCCCTTTGCTGACGGCCTCGCACGCAAGCCTCCGCGACGACTACCGGGTTTCCGCACCCGAACTGGACCTCGCGGTGGACAGCGCGCTGGAGGCCGGTGCGCTGGGCGCCCGGATGATCGGCGGCGGCTTCGGGGGTTCGGCGATCGCGCTGGTGCCCGTTGCCGACCGGCCCGACATCGAGCGCGCCGTCCGGAGCGCGTTCGAGCGCCAGCACCTCACGGCACCCCGGTTGTTCACAGCGGTACCCTCCGCCGGTGCGGGGCGGGACCTGTGA